Proteins co-encoded in one Bremerella sp. TYQ1 genomic window:
- the smc gene encoding chromosome segregation protein SMC codes for MLKALELQGFKSFADKTRLEFPEGITVVVGPNGSGKSNIVDAIKWVLGEQSAKSLRGKEMADVIFKGSSAHGRKPMNAAEATIIFDNAEGTLPIDAPEVHVTRRVFRSGEGEYLINRHPCRLRDVKDLCRGTGIGTDAYSIIEQGKVDTLLQASPRDRRAVFEEAAGISRFKAKKLETQRRLDRVEQNLVRLSDIVEEVGSRYRSIKSQAGKAQRYREYTERLQLLRTVVGMEDWNSLSVRVEQYSSELEQLRKDQSGAQEVIATAEAGLEGAEAKLFDLQSVLSQKEEQHAKLAQRLATIHSSSGMQYRLLQDLEQESGTLSVNLVRNFASLRTLTTELADSRQQLSKATTQRDVVSADLESVEAATQEVQAEIEAKREEGEANRQKHLELLRHVSTLDNALGAVKARIESDRNQLEAIEKNIERDETRLEEHRSELEQLAEDEGGLVEHLSTAQADVTDAKGSLRSKEQEAADIQADLDALSRRRAVAAERASVLDELERTSEGVNSGVKEILSRARVERLPLFQSVIGLVADIVRVDVEYARLIEIALGESAQLVILESGELLQQVLEREVIFPGRVGLLDMQSLSGTQYEEPAGLRDETGVLGNALDFVEAEDEFQPVASFLLGGIWFVDNARTAVELKKRYSEPIRFVTRDGEMLEADGRVYAGPTTNVGGIISRRSELRALRNEVEKLEQALEKKQETLAEVQSSVAEQKQSLETLVGQQQEASSVLTEHRLVKQRLESRIADADTELSKRLEQRETIEARIQTDQQQLEEKEQELTSTRETIQQLEESSDGLTQILGELEASLSDSRSQITGLKVELARAEQQVEALEVSSQRLQANLNERNTAIEEIHAAIAQNRHKVESQQLEILRATSEYAAAMLQLTESQELLAAERASRKNLEKTKAEHTAKLVEARQKQRTADDQLHRKELAFTDLRHERGTLERRLRDDYGIEISEVEMNVEEVELPGDRAAIDEEIADLRRKISNIGSVNMQALQELDEFQARFEQLDGQLKDLTEAKESLEKIINKINVDSRRLFEETLETVRSNFQVMFRRVFGGGSADIIVEEGVDILEAGIDVIATPPGKSSLNISLLSGGERALTAVTLLLAIFQFRPSPFCILDEVDGPLDEANIGRFVDVLNGFLDWTRFVIVSHSKATMAAATTLHGVTMQESGISKRVSVRFDDVNETGDGDISVA; via the coding sequence ATGCTCAAGGCCTTAGAGCTTCAAGGCTTTAAGAGTTTTGCCGACAAGACTCGCCTGGAATTCCCTGAGGGAATTACGGTGGTTGTCGGTCCCAACGGATCCGGTAAGTCGAATATCGTCGACGCGATCAAGTGGGTTCTGGGCGAACAAAGCGCTAAAAGCCTTCGTGGGAAGGAAATGGCGGACGTTATTTTCAAGGGTTCGTCCGCCCACGGCCGTAAGCCGATGAACGCCGCCGAGGCGACCATCATCTTCGACAACGCCGAAGGCACACTGCCGATCGACGCCCCGGAAGTCCATGTGACGCGTCGTGTGTTTCGAAGCGGCGAAGGCGAATATCTGATCAATCGGCATCCTTGCCGTCTGCGTGACGTGAAAGATCTTTGTCGCGGGACAGGGATCGGAACCGATGCTTACAGCATCATCGAGCAAGGTAAAGTGGATACCTTGCTGCAAGCGTCCCCCAGGGACCGCCGGGCGGTCTTTGAAGAGGCAGCGGGGATCAGCCGTTTCAAAGCCAAGAAGCTGGAAACCCAGCGACGGCTCGATCGCGTCGAGCAAAACCTCGTTCGTCTGTCCGACATTGTCGAGGAAGTCGGTTCCCGCTATCGCAGCATTAAATCGCAAGCCGGAAAAGCACAGCGGTATCGCGAATACACCGAACGGCTTCAGTTGCTGCGTACGGTTGTCGGCATGGAGGACTGGAACAGTCTTTCGGTCCGCGTCGAGCAGTACTCCAGCGAGTTAGAGCAACTCCGGAAGGATCAATCCGGCGCCCAGGAAGTGATTGCCACCGCTGAAGCGGGACTCGAAGGCGCGGAAGCGAAGCTGTTCGATCTGCAGTCGGTGCTCTCGCAGAAAGAAGAGCAGCACGCAAAGTTGGCTCAGCGATTGGCGACTATTCATTCTTCGTCCGGCATGCAGTACCGCTTGCTGCAAGACTTGGAGCAAGAGTCAGGCACTCTGTCGGTTAACTTGGTCCGCAACTTCGCCTCGCTGCGAACGTTGACGACAGAGCTTGCCGATTCTCGTCAGCAGCTTTCCAAAGCGACAACCCAGCGCGACGTGGTTTCGGCCGACTTGGAAAGCGTGGAAGCTGCGACGCAGGAAGTTCAAGCCGAGATCGAAGCGAAGCGGGAAGAAGGCGAAGCAAACCGCCAGAAACATTTAGAGCTGTTGCGGCACGTATCGACACTGGATAACGCGCTCGGTGCGGTGAAAGCGCGGATCGAGAGCGATCGTAATCAGCTAGAAGCGATCGAAAAGAACATTGAGCGTGACGAGACACGGCTCGAAGAGCATCGTAGCGAACTGGAGCAGTTGGCCGAAGATGAGGGTGGACTCGTCGAGCATCTTTCGACCGCCCAGGCCGACGTCACCGACGCGAAAGGCTCGTTACGAAGCAAAGAACAAGAAGCGGCTGACATTCAAGCGGATCTCGACGCTTTGTCTCGCCGCCGTGCTGTCGCTGCCGAAAGGGCTTCGGTGCTCGACGAATTGGAACGGACCAGCGAAGGGGTCAACTCTGGCGTTAAGGAAATCCTTTCGCGGGCACGTGTCGAACGGTTGCCCCTGTTTCAATCGGTGATTGGCTTGGTCGCTGACATCGTGCGCGTCGATGTTGAGTATGCCCGACTGATTGAAATTGCTTTGGGAGAATCGGCACAGCTGGTGATTTTGGAAAGTGGCGAACTGCTGCAGCAAGTGCTCGAGCGCGAGGTGATCTTCCCTGGCCGTGTCGGTTTGCTCGACATGCAGTCGCTTTCGGGGACACAGTACGAAGAGCCTGCTGGGCTTCGCGACGAGACAGGCGTTTTGGGCAACGCTCTCGACTTTGTCGAAGCGGAAGACGAATTTCAACCGGTTGCTTCGTTTCTGCTAGGTGGAATTTGGTTCGTCGATAATGCCCGAACGGCGGTCGAGCTGAAGAAGCGTTATTCCGAACCGATTCGCTTCGTGACGCGTGATGGCGAGATGCTGGAAGCGGATGGACGCGTCTATGCAGGGCCCACAACGAACGTCGGCGGCATCATCTCGCGTCGCAGTGAGCTTCGAGCACTGCGAAACGAAGTTGAAAAGCTGGAACAAGCTCTGGAAAAGAAGCAGGAGACATTGGCAGAGGTTCAGTCCTCGGTTGCTGAACAGAAGCAGTCGCTCGAGACGTTGGTCGGCCAGCAGCAGGAGGCTTCGTCGGTGCTGACCGAGCATCGCCTGGTCAAGCAGCGGTTGGAATCGCGAATCGCCGATGCCGACACGGAACTTTCCAAGCGCCTGGAGCAGCGCGAGACGATTGAAGCTCGGATTCAAACCGACCAGCAGCAGTTAGAGGAAAAAGAGCAGGAGCTGACTTCAACGCGCGAAACGATTCAGCAGTTGGAAGAAAGTAGCGATGGTCTGACGCAGATTCTCGGTGAGCTGGAGGCCAGTCTCAGTGATAGTCGCAGCCAGATCACCGGCCTAAAAGTGGAGCTCGCTCGCGCTGAGCAACAAGTCGAAGCGTTAGAGGTTAGCAGCCAGCGGTTGCAAGCGAATCTGAACGAGCGAAATACGGCGATCGAGGAAATCCACGCAGCCATTGCTCAAAATCGCCACAAAGTCGAAAGCCAGCAGTTAGAAATCCTTCGCGCCACGAGCGAATATGCGGCGGCGATGCTTCAGCTGACCGAGTCGCAGGAGCTTCTTGCTGCGGAGCGAGCTTCCCGCAAGAACTTAGAGAAAACGAAAGCGGAACATACGGCCAAGCTTGTCGAGGCACGTCAAAAGCAGCGAACCGCGGACGATCAACTACACCGAAAGGAACTCGCGTTCACCGATCTTCGGCATGAACGAGGCACGCTCGAACGACGCCTGCGAGATGACTACGGAATCGAAATCTCTGAAGTAGAAATGAACGTCGAAGAAGTCGAGCTGCCGGGGGATCGAGCCGCCATCGACGAAGAGATCGCCGACTTACGCCGGAAGATCAGTAACATCGGTTCGGTCAATATGCAGGCCCTGCAAGAGCTCGACGAATTCCAGGCGCGCTTCGAGCAATTGGATGGTCAATTAAAAGATTTGACCGAGGCGAAGGAGTCGCTTGAGAAGATTATCAATAAGATCAATGTCGACAGCCGACGGTTATTCGAGGAAACGCTCGAGACCGTTCGTAGTAATTTTCAGGTTATGTTCCGACGCGTGTTCGGCGGCGGCTCTGCGGATATTATCGTGGAAGAAGGAGTCGACATTCTGGAAGCGGGGATCGATGTCATCGCTACGCCGCCAGGCAAAAGCTCGCTCAATATCTCGCTGCTTTCTGGGGGCGAACGAGCCTTGACCGCGGTGACTTTGCTGCTGGCCATTTTCCAATTTCGCCCCAGTCCGTTCTGTATTCTGGACGAAGTGGATGGTCCCTTGGATGAAGCCAATATTGGCCGCTTTGTCGACGTATTGAACGGGTTTCTCGATTGGACCCGCTTCGTCATTGTGAGCCACAGTAAAGCCACGATGGCCGCTGCAACGACGCTACATGGCGTCACGATGCAAGAGTCTGGCATCTCGAAACGCGTCAGCGTCCGCTTCGACGACGTGAACGAAACAGGTGACGGCGATATCTCGGTCGCTTAG
- a CDS encoding flagellar basal body P-ring protein FlgI, whose amino-acid sequence MPRHGRFHTAACFLVCLLVGGQICSLGCIAPWTSKDVDEEVPSHDWEKIRTVGDLTVPGGLNVAKVEGITLVTQLRGTGSDPPPSPGRDLLLNEMRVLQVDQPQQWLASPNTALVMVEANIPAGARKGDSIDVRVIAPAETDTSSLEHGYAPRTRLSEMAFLGGRARRGNDVAWASGPIVLDSVVNGNNSESNKKRGHILGGAVMLEERPLGLGLIEGEVSIAASANVGAAINRRFYMYRQGSKQGVATPKTDKFISLDVHPRYKDNISRYIRVIRFIPLSQSSSFRQSHLAECEAMLLEESTAQAGSLKLEAIGKEAIPSLQKGLQSQNELVRFCSAEALAYLNVSDCIEPLTEAARTNNGFRYRAMLALGSFDDLDVIDSLEGLLHEESAEARYGAFDQLKKRSNQLPSVAGELLDNHVQLHHVRSTSSPMVHFRLKDRPEIVIFGNDVRLMGEVGFVGEEGVTIRSSGHRKVKVVRFQPGGGELTQECSTDLKDVIKALTTIDCGYGEIVRTVFALRNEGFLSARVEVNSMPRPDRSYIRSEELDAEASESGETITENFTQSEESAKTEESSEVTTYADGDDALIPTFD is encoded by the coding sequence ATGCCACGGCACGGACGCTTTCATACGGCTGCCTGTTTTCTCGTTTGTCTGCTTGTGGGCGGACAAATTTGTTCCCTTGGGTGCATCGCCCCTTGGACTAGCAAAGATGTCGACGAAGAAGTTCCTTCGCACGACTGGGAGAAGATACGCACTGTCGGCGATCTCACCGTCCCTGGCGGTTTGAATGTCGCCAAAGTCGAAGGGATTACGCTTGTTACCCAACTGCGTGGCACCGGTAGCGATCCTCCCCCCTCCCCTGGTCGCGACTTGTTGCTGAATGAAATGCGTGTTTTGCAAGTCGATCAGCCGCAGCAGTGGCTGGCTTCGCCGAACACCGCTTTGGTCATGGTCGAAGCGAACATTCCTGCTGGAGCACGCAAAGGAGATTCGATCGATGTCCGCGTGATTGCCCCGGCGGAAACCGACACGTCAAGCTTGGAGCATGGCTATGCTCCTCGGACTCGTTTGTCAGAAATGGCATTCCTGGGTGGTCGTGCTCGTCGTGGTAACGATGTCGCGTGGGCCTCCGGGCCGATCGTGCTCGACAGCGTGGTGAATGGAAACAACAGCGAATCGAATAAGAAACGAGGCCACATCCTTGGTGGTGCCGTTATGTTGGAAGAGCGTCCGCTGGGCCTCGGTTTGATCGAAGGAGAAGTTTCGATTGCCGCAAGTGCCAACGTGGGTGCAGCGATCAACCGACGCTTCTACATGTATCGTCAAGGCTCCAAGCAAGGCGTCGCAACGCCTAAGACCGACAAGTTTATCTCGCTCGATGTCCATCCACGCTACAAAGACAACATCTCGCGCTACATCCGCGTGATCCGTTTCATTCCGCTATCGCAGTCGTCCTCGTTCCGTCAAAGCCATTTGGCAGAATGCGAAGCAATGTTGCTCGAAGAGTCGACCGCGCAAGCAGGCTCGCTGAAGCTGGAAGCAATCGGTAAAGAAGCGATTCCTTCGCTACAGAAGGGCCTTCAGTCGCAAAACGAACTAGTCCGTTTTTGTTCGGCGGAAGCACTCGCGTATTTGAACGTTTCCGACTGTATCGAGCCATTGACCGAAGCGGCGCGCACAAACAATGGTTTCCGCTATCGTGCGATGCTGGCTCTGGGCTCGTTCGACGACTTGGACGTGATCGACAGTCTGGAAGGTCTGCTGCATGAAGAAAGTGCCGAGGCTCGCTACGGTGCATTCGATCAGCTGAAAAAACGCTCGAATCAACTTCCTTCGGTGGCTGGAGAATTGCTGGACAATCATGTTCAGCTACACCATGTCCGCTCGACGTCGTCACCAATGGTCCACTTCCGCTTGAAGGATCGACCTGAAATTGTCATTTTCGGCAACGATGTTCGCTTGATGGGAGAAGTTGGCTTCGTGGGGGAAGAGGGCGTTACGATCCGCTCTTCCGGGCATCGCAAAGTGAAAGTGGTGCGGTTCCAGCCGGGCGGTGGCGAATTGACGCAGGAATGCTCGACCGATTTGAAGGACGTCATCAAGGCGTTGACCACTATCGACTGTGGCTACGGAGAGATTGTCCGGACTGTCTTCGCGCTACGAAACGAAGGATTCCTGTCTGCTCGCGTCGAAGTGAACTCGATGCCACGCCCCGATCGAAGCTACATCCGTTCGGAAGAACTCGATGCCGAGGCCTCAGAATCGGGCGAAACGATCACGGAGAACTTCACCCAGTCGGAAGAATCTGCCAAAACCGAAGAGTCTTCCGAAGTTACTACCTACGCAGACGGGGATGACGCCTTGATCCCGACGTTCGATTAG
- a CDS encoding DnaJ C-terminal domain-containing protein, which translates to MADDYYQILGVKRSATQDEIRKAYKKMAQKYHPDLNPDDKAAQAKFKEIQNAYDVIGDPEKRKKYDQFGSNYENMGAGPGGGGGPGGFHQWRSAGGGPGGGSQFEFDLGDIFGGGGGAGPDLSDIFGGLGGGGGRRRHAQPVRGNDLQHDVTVPFKQAMEGGEINLNVRRPSGEMERLTAKIPPGIEDGKKIRLRGQGDPSPNGGPAGDLLIRIHVQSHKYFKRIGKDLEVTVPVTLAEALLGGSVDVPTPGGTVTMKIPAGSNGGRRLRVRGQGVADSKGDAGDLYVVLQVAMPEQPTDELKAAVEAFAEAHPEDPRKDLRW; encoded by the coding sequence ATGGCTGACGACTACTATCAAATTCTGGGAGTTAAACGTTCCGCAACGCAGGACGAGATCCGCAAGGCCTACAAAAAGATGGCCCAGAAGTATCACCCCGATTTGAACCCGGACGACAAAGCGGCCCAAGCGAAGTTCAAGGAAATCCAGAACGCCTACGACGTGATCGGCGATCCCGAAAAACGGAAGAAGTACGATCAGTTCGGTAGCAACTACGAGAATATGGGCGCCGGTCCCGGAGGAGGTGGCGGTCCTGGTGGGTTTCATCAGTGGCGATCCGCTGGGGGTGGCCCGGGAGGCGGCTCGCAGTTTGAATTCGACTTGGGCGACATCTTCGGTGGTGGAGGTGGCGCTGGCCCCGATCTTTCCGATATCTTTGGCGGTCTCGGTGGCGGTGGTGGCCGACGTCGGCATGCCCAGCCAGTACGCGGTAACGACCTGCAGCACGACGTGACGGTTCCCTTCAAGCAAGCGATGGAAGGGGGCGAGATCAACTTGAACGTGCGTCGCCCTAGCGGCGAAATGGAGCGGCTGACCGCGAAAATCCCGCCTGGCATTGAAGATGGAAAGAAAATTCGGCTCCGAGGGCAAGGCGACCCCAGCCCCAACGGTGGCCCTGCTGGCGATCTCTTGATCCGGATTCATGTCCAGTCGCACAAGTATTTCAAGCGGATCGGCAAAGACCTGGAAGTGACCGTTCCTGTGACATTGGCCGAAGCACTTTTAGGTGGTTCGGTCGATGTACCGACGCCTGGAGGAACCGTTACGATGAAGATCCCCGCAGGAAGTAACGGTGGTCGCCGTTTGCGGGTCCGCGGCCAAGGCGTGGCAGACAGCAAAGGAGATGCCGGCGATCTGTACGTGGTGCTGCAAGTGGCGATGCCCGAACAGCCGACCGACGAGCTGAAAGCAGCCGTCGAAGCGTTCGCCGAAGCCCATCCGGAAGATCCTCGCAAAGACCTTCGCTGGTAG
- a CDS encoding 6-pyruvoyl tetrahydropterin synthase family protein produces the protein MPVRNWVKLTKDHLVFSAGHFITFGGDVCERIHGHNYRVEVELHGPLDENHYVVDFIALRDSLQEIVNGLDHRMLLPTQHPAIAVTSDEKEITATFEDRRWVFPKEECILLDIPNTTTELLAQWIGEQLLRALEQKLRWKPEVLRVGVDENYGQWGYCEFS, from the coding sequence ATGCCGGTTCGTAATTGGGTCAAGCTGACCAAAGATCACCTGGTCTTTAGTGCAGGGCACTTCATTACATTCGGCGGTGACGTCTGCGAACGAATTCATGGCCACAATTACCGTGTAGAAGTCGAACTGCATGGTCCGTTGGACGAGAATCATTATGTCGTTGATTTCATTGCGCTTCGTGATTCGCTGCAAGAGATCGTCAACGGATTGGATCACCGGATGCTACTTCCGACTCAGCATCCGGCCATTGCTGTGACGAGTGACGAAAAGGAAATCACCGCGACATTCGAGGACCGCCGCTGGGTGTTTCCTAAGGAAGAATGCATCCTGCTCGACATTCCCAACACCACGACCGAACTGCTGGCTCAGTGGATTGGCGAACAGCTGTTGAGGGCACTTGAGCAGAAGCTACGGTGGAAACCCGAAGTCCTCCGCGTTGGTGTTGACGAAAATTACGGTCAGTGGGGTTATTGCGAATTTTCATAG
- a CDS encoding chemotaxis protein CheX: MQVEYINPFIRSTTVTFDTMLGCTIKRDKLCMADQVSDEYEISGVIGLSGRAQGSVVVSLSREVAIQGAAAMLMMDPNDFDGLCDDVIDAVGEIANMVAGSAKAELEEFNLSISLPNVVLGHPPDIRFPSEIKPIAVTFDCPWGPMALKVGFTPLHAAV; encoded by the coding sequence ATGCAGGTCGAATACATCAATCCGTTCATCCGCTCTACCACTGTCACTTTTGACACGATGTTGGGCTGCACCATCAAACGCGACAAACTGTGCATGGCCGATCAGGTCAGCGATGAATACGAAATCAGCGGTGTGATCGGTCTTTCGGGCAGAGCCCAAGGCTCGGTGGTCGTTAGCCTTTCTCGAGAAGTGGCCATCCAAGGTGCCGCCGCGATGCTGATGATGGACCCGAACGATTTCGATGGTCTGTGCGACGACGTAATCGATGCCGTCGGCGAAATCGCCAACATGGTTGCTGGTTCCGCCAAAGCGGAGCTGGAAGAATTCAATCTGTCGATCAGCTTGCCGAACGTCGTGCTCGGACACCCTCCTGACATTCGCTTCCCTTCGGAAATCAAGCCAATCGCTGTGACATTTGATTGCCCATGGGGCCCGATGGCACTGAAAGTTGGCTTCACGCCGCTGCACGCCGCGGTCTAA
- a CDS encoding triphosphoribosyl-dephospho-CoA synthase, with product MSQSEALSLGQFATLACTLEVCAPKPGNVHRSADFDDVTLQDFLASAIALGPVFDRANDLSLGEIVRESILATSRVTKTNTNLGMVLLLGPLAKASPAGPLQANATVVIEQSDTQDAAAIYEAIRLAKPGGMAKSSKHDVSGDAPSHIVDAMQLAADRDMIAKQYTNGFAELFDAAVPLLTDSSHASLPLSHRIVHAHVSLMASHPDTLIARKNGQEMAEQSAVMARRVLDAGPPFEDDYLQQLSNLDFWLRCDGHKRNPGTTADMIAAGLFVCLRQQRIVSPFV from the coding sequence ATGAGCCAGTCGGAAGCCCTTTCGCTCGGTCAATTTGCCACGTTGGCCTGCACGCTGGAGGTTTGTGCCCCCAAGCCAGGCAACGTCCACCGCAGTGCCGACTTCGACGACGTCACGCTGCAAGACTTCTTGGCGAGTGCGATTGCTCTCGGACCGGTCTTCGATCGCGCCAACGATCTTTCGCTCGGTGAAATCGTTCGCGAAAGCATCCTCGCGACTTCCCGTGTCACCAAGACCAACACCAATTTGGGAATGGTTTTGCTGCTTGGCCCCTTGGCGAAAGCTAGTCCCGCGGGCCCATTGCAAGCAAACGCGACAGTGGTGATCGAACAATCTGATACCCAGGATGCGGCCGCGATTTACGAGGCAATTCGTCTCGCGAAACCAGGCGGGATGGCGAAATCCTCCAAGCATGACGTCTCGGGAGACGCACCCTCGCATATCGTTGATGCGATGCAGCTCGCGGCCGACCGCGACATGATCGCGAAGCAGTATACAAACGGTTTTGCCGAACTGTTTGATGCTGCCGTTCCGCTGCTGACTGATTCGAGCCATGCGTCACTTCCGCTAAGTCATCGCATTGTTCATGCTCATGTTTCGCTGATGGCCAGCCATCCCGATACGTTGATTGCTCGGAAGAATGGACAGGAAATGGCTGAGCAAAGTGCCGTGATGGCGCGACGGGTTCTGGATGCTGGTCCACCGTTTGAAGACGACTATCTACAGCAGCTTTCCAATCTCGACTTCTGGCTGCGGTGCGATGGGCACAAGCGAAACCCCGGCACCACGGCCGATATGATTGCGGCAGGGCTATTCGTATGCCTGCGGCAACAGCGGATTGTTTCCCCGTTCGTTTAA
- a CDS encoding alpha/beta fold hydrolase, with the protein MSPSADWRKLYPFSSHTLTLPEANVNYVDEGSGEPMLMVHGNPTWSFYWRNIITQFRDSHRMVAIDHVGCGLSDKPQKYNYCLQQHINNLVALIDQLDLRDINLLVHDWGGAIGLGAALARPDRFARLVLFNTAAFPPPYCPTRIRACRIPGFGPWMVRTFNAFARPALTMATEKPERFTPDVCAGYLAPYDNYANRIATARFVQDIPLSKSHPTYAVLETIEQELPTLSHLPIQLIWGAKDWCFRLECLERFQLIWPTARATIFNDAGHYVVEDASERIEPILRDFLKQEPTPAAAEAPQ; encoded by the coding sequence ATGTCACCGTCGGCCGATTGGCGCAAGCTGTATCCCTTTTCGTCGCACACTTTGACGCTTCCTGAAGCGAATGTGAACTACGTCGACGAAGGTTCCGGCGAACCGATGCTGATGGTCCACGGCAACCCTACATGGTCGTTTTACTGGCGGAACATCATTACCCAGTTCCGCGACTCGCACCGCATGGTAGCCATCGATCACGTCGGCTGCGGGCTCAGCGATAAGCCGCAGAAGTACAACTATTGCCTGCAGCAGCACATCAATAACTTGGTCGCGTTGATCGACCAGTTAGATCTCCGCGACATTAATCTGCTGGTCCACGACTGGGGTGGGGCAATTGGGCTTGGAGCCGCATTGGCTCGGCCAGATCGTTTCGCTCGGCTGGTACTGTTCAATACCGCAGCGTTTCCGCCTCCTTATTGCCCCACACGAATCCGGGCCTGCCGAATCCCTGGCTTCGGTCCCTGGATGGTACGAACGTTCAATGCATTTGCTCGTCCGGCATTAACGATGGCAACCGAAAAGCCAGAGCGGTTCACGCCGGACGTTTGTGCGGGATACCTCGCTCCTTACGATAACTATGCCAATCGTATTGCGACGGCTCGCTTCGTTCAGGACATCCCCCTTTCCAAGAGCCACCCAACCTATGCGGTGTTGGAAACGATCGAGCAGGAGCTGCCCACGCTATCGCATCTGCCGATTCAACTAATTTGGGGCGCGAAAGACTGGTGTTTTCGGCTGGAATGTCTCGAACGCTTCCAGCTGATTTGGCCCACCGCCAGGGCCACCATTTTCAACGATGCAGGGCACTATGTCGTGGAAGACGCAAGCGAACGGATCGAGCCAATCTTGCGTGATTTCCTGAAACAAGAGCCGACTCCGGCCGCGGCTGAGGCTCCGCAATGA
- the rnpA gene encoding ribonuclease P protein component, giving the protein MTEKSHRFPPDLRLKTPAEFDAVFTRRASAGNGWLVVYAARNDSDICRMGLVVSKKKIGNAVQRNRWKRRLREAFRLNREKLPSGFDLVVLPQSKAHPSFGELEKGLVQLAHRSVRKWKRNHGDGGQSSRVQSSERKPRR; this is encoded by the coding sequence GTGACGGAGAAGTCTCACCGATTTCCGCCTGATTTGCGGCTGAAGACGCCGGCTGAGTTCGACGCAGTTTTTACACGCCGAGCCTCGGCCGGCAACGGTTGGCTGGTCGTATATGCTGCGCGAAACGATTCGGACATCTGCCGAATGGGTCTGGTCGTTTCGAAGAAAAAAATCGGCAATGCTGTGCAACGCAATCGCTGGAAGCGTCGTCTGCGGGAGGCGTTTCGGCTCAATCGAGAGAAACTGCCGAGCGGGTTCGATCTGGTAGTTCTGCCGCAATCAAAAGCGCATCCCTCGTTTGGCGAACTCGAAAAGGGACTCGTCCAACTGGCTCACCGCTCGGTCAGGAAGTGGAAGCGAAACCATGGCGACGGCGGCCAGTCTTCGCGAGTTCAGTCGTCCGAGAGAAAGCCGCGGCGATGA
- the yidD gene encoding membrane protein insertion efficiency factor YidD has product MIYLRFLWDAGQALLAETMIFAVRCYQYTLSPWIGQACRFQPTCSHYFIGAVRKYGPVSGAIRGAWRILRCNPFCRSGFDPP; this is encoded by the coding sequence ATGATCTATTTGCGATTTTTGTGGGATGCCGGCCAAGCTTTGTTGGCCGAGACGATGATCTTCGCGGTGCGGTGCTATCAGTACACTTTGAGCCCTTGGATCGGTCAGGCATGTCGCTTTCAGCCGACGTGCAGCCACTATTTTATTGGAGCGGTTCGGAAGTATGGCCCTGTTTCCGGCGCAATCCGTGGGGCCTGGCGTATCTTGCGCTGTAACCCTTTTTGTCGAAGTGGTTTCGATCCGCCGTAG